The stretch of DNA AATGATGCTGAACAAATACGATTACGTAATTTTTGTAATGTATTAGAGCAGAAAGGACACAAATGGATGTTGAGCAATTCGGATGTAAAAGATAAAATTTCTAACAACAATTTCTTTGACGATATTTATGCTGATTTTTCAATTGCAAGAGTAAAAGCAAGAAGAAGTATTAATGCAAACCCAGAGAAAAGAGGTGTATTAAATGAGCTATTAATTACAAACTATAATTATGAACAAGCTTTGCAGTCTGCTTAAATTGAAAAACGAAGATTTGCTGTTTGATAAAATCACACAGAGCTTTAAAGAGAAAATCACTAAATGGGATTACTTCGTTAATTGGACTAAAGTATTCAGCAATATTAAACCAATTGAAAAAGAATTAAATCTTTTAAACTTCTTGATTGGGAAAGAGGATATTGAAACGGAAGCATACAATCTTATAAAACAATACCCTCAAGTAATTAAAGCCTTTCCTACTCTCATAGCTATTAGAGAAAAATCAATTGATATTTTGATTGATGCCAAAAATTTTATTTACAAAAACTACTCTTTTAGTAAAGGTAAACTGACCGATAGTGAGTGTAAAGAATTGGCAAATTTTGTAGTTAATTCGGGCATAGGTGCGATTTTGAAAGACAAAAAAGTAAAAAACTTAGTTGATTACGCAACAGGAGTTGAAGTTGGTTTAGATAGCAATGGTAGAAAAAACAGAGGCGGAACGCTAATGGAAAGTTTAGTTGAGGAATTTGTTTCTGATACTTGCCAAAACCTAGGAATTCAATATATGACACAGGCAACTGCAAAAAAAATAAAAGAACAATGGGGCTTAGATGTAGTAGTTGACAAATCTTCTCGTCAATTGGATTTTGCGATTAATAAAAAAGGGAAATTGTATTTTATAGAATGTAATTTTTATGGAGGTGGAGGCTCTAAATTAAAATCGACCGCAACCGAATACATAGAAATGAATCGTTATTGGAACAAACAAGGAATTGAATTTATTTGGATTACTGATGGTGCTGGTTGGAAATCTACCTTAAAACCATTGAGAGAGTTTTTTGATAAAGCAGATTATTTATTGAATTTGGAAATGTTGAAGGAGGATGTTCTAAAAACTATTATCCAATGAACTTAAAGGAAATAATAAATGAAACAAACACCCCATATGATTGTTAAAGGCACGTCGCCTTTAGCCGTAATTCAAGTTAACGATTCTTATATCTTAGGGATTTATCAAGGTAGTCTGTCAAAATTTGATTTGTTGCTTAAATATCGACAAATAGATAATTCTACCAAATCAGGATGGAGTAGAATTAGAACTCCAAAACATATGCATTGGGCAGTCGATGCCTTAATTAAAATGCAACATCAAAAAACAGAAACTAAAAAATTCATTTCTTTTCTTATAAACATGTGGGACAATAATATAGAACCAATAAAGTCAAAAAAACATAGAGATGAAATATTAAATATTGACAAACTAAAAAAAGAAATAAACAAAGAAGCTAAGAAATATCCAAAACTAGCTGGAAAAGGAGAATATAGCATTAAATTTTTGTACCTTATTGCTAAACTTTTGATGGTTCAAGAAAAAACAAACCTATCTACTGCCTTTATGTTTAGGCAACTTCTTGAAGCATTAAAAGACAATAAAGATATTTTTAAAATAGTTAGTCTGGCAACCCATAATGGTAGATAAACAACTTGTTCGGAAATCCCGAACAACTTAAAACTTCATCAAATCTGATATAGAAATTTCTAATCCTCTTGCGATAACTTCAATGTTTACTAAAGAAGGATTTCGTTCTCCTCTTTCTATCATTCCAATGTAATTTTTATGTAAACCACACTTTCTGGCAAACTGCTCCTGAGTTAAGTTTTTTTCAACCCTTAACTTTTTTAATTGTTGTCCGAAATTTTCTAATATGGAATTGCTCATAAAATAAAAAGACACTTATTGTGTGTTTTAATAAAAATTCATTACTTTTGAGCAAAGGTATAAAAACAAATGCTATGAAAATAGATGCTCACGGAACCAAACAAATAAATGGAAAAATTAACCCTTTGGTAGAATTTTTAGAAAAAGCAGATGGAAAACAGCAATGGAAATACATGGGTTTAATAGTTGAAATAGACCCTACAGTAGATAATCATTTTCAAAACGTTTTAGTTAGATGGACAGATCTACAAGAAGGTTTTAATGACCGAATTATTGTTGAAGATTTAAACGAATTTAACTTTAACTTTACCCAAATAAACCATGATTAAACCCTATTTCAAATCTGACGACAAGAACTTTTATCTCTTAAAAGGAGATACAATGGAGTTGTTGCCGCAATTTGAGCACAAGTTTGATATGGTTTTTGCCGACCCTCCTTACTTTTTATCCAACAATGGCTTATCCATACAAAGTGGTAAAATCGTTTCTGTAAACAAAGGCAATTGGGATAAATCGAGAGGTTTTGAACAGGTAAATAATTTCAATAGAAAATGGCTTAGTTTGGTTCGTGAAAAAATGAAAGATGACGCTACCATCTGGATAAGCGGAACCATGCACAACATTTTTTCGGTAGGGCAAATCCTTACCGAATTAGGTTTTAAAATTTTAAATGTGGTTACTTGGGAGAAAAATAATCCACCACCCAATTTTTCGTGTCGTTTTTTCACACATTCTACCGAACAAATTATATGGGCTCGAAAACACGAAAAAGTGCCACATTATTTTAACTATGAATTAATGAAGCAATTGAACGGCGACAAACAAATGAAAGATGTTTGGAAATTACCCGCCATTGCCCCTTGGGAAAAATCGTGTGGTAAACACCCCACACAAAAGCCGTTGGCGGTGTTAACTCGTTTAATTTTAGCTTCCACCAAACCCAATGCTTGGATTTTAGACCCATTTACTGGAAGCAGCACCACAGGTATTGCTGCCAATTTAGCTAACCGTCGTTTTTTAGGAATTGACCAAGAGGAGGAATTTTTAAACATCAGCAAAAACAGAAAACTAGAAATAGAGAACTATCTAGTTTCTACTACTTATCGTAAAAAAATAAACGGATTTAACAACAAGAAAGAATTAGAGCTTTTCTTGTTAGCAGAGCCTAATGTTGAATATGGAACAGAATTAATTTTGAAATAACAATCATCCTTTTAAAATAGATAACCCCTACCCCTTCAACTGAATTTCTTTTAAGCTTTCCATACGGTTACGTGCCAAAAAGTCGTCGATGGTTTCAAAGTGTTCAATTACGCGTTGGTCTTTAAACTCAAATACTTTTTGAGCCAAGCCTTGTAAAAAATCTCTATCATGAGAAACCAAAATCAATGTCCCATCAAAAGCCAACAAGGCTTCTTTTAACACATCTTTCGATTTTAAATCCAAATGGTTGGTAGGCTCATCGAGTATCAACACGTTTACTGGTTCTAACAGTAGTTTAACCATTGCCAAACGGGTACGTTCACCACCCGAAAGCACACTCACTTTTTTATCAATATCGTCGCCACTAAACATAAAACGCCCCAATATGTTTTTAATTTGGGTACGGATATCGCCATCAGCCACTTCGTCAACTGTTTGAAAAACGGTTAAATCGCCATCTAACAAAGCCGCTTGGTTTTGAGCAAAATAACCCACTTTGGCATTGTGTCCCAATTCGCATTTTCCTTCAAAATCAATTTCGCCCATAATTGCTTTAATCATGGTTGATTTACCTTCGCCATTACGCCCAACAAAACAAACCTTCTGCCCTCTTTCTATGCTCATGTTGGCGTTTTTAAACACCACCTTATCGCCATAACTTTTACACAAATCGGTAGCCACCACAGGGTAATCGCCCGAACGGATAGACGGAGGAAAACGCAATTTTAATGCTGAAGTATCTATTTCGTCAATTTCTATAATTTGTAGTTTTTCCAACATTCGCTCACGAGAGTTAACTTGGTTGGTTTTGGAATAGGTTCCTTTAAACCGTTCAATAAATGCCATGTTTTCGGCAATCATTTTCTGTTGTTCGTTGTAGGCTTTTATTTGGTGTGAACGTCGGTCGGCACGCAATTGCAAATATTGGGTGTAATTGGCTTTGTAATCGTAAATTCTCCCCATGGTTACTTCTATGGTTCGGTTGGTTACGTTATCAATAAAGGCTTTATCGTGCGAAATAACAATAACCGCTTTGGCTTTGTTTATTAAAAAATCTTCCAACCAAATTACCGACTCAATATCTACGTGGTTGGTAGGCTCATCGAGTAAAATTAAGTCGGGTTTTTGTAACAGTATTTTGGCTAATTCAATACGCATACGCCATCCACCACTAAACTCGCTGGTTGGCCGTATAAAATCAGCACGTTTAAAACCCAATCCCATCAAGGCTTTTTCTACTTCAGCATCGTAATTGATTTCTTCTATGGCGTAAAACTTCTCACCCAGCTCCGTTACTTTTTCAATAATTTTCATGTACTCATCCGATTCGTAATCGGTACGTGTTTCCAACTGCTTGTTTAAAAAATCAATTTCATCACGCATAGCAAAAATATGGCAAAATGCTTTGGCTGTTTCTTCAAAAACGGTACAGTTATCGTCGGTTAACAAATGTTGTGGCAAATACGCAATAACAGCTTCTTTAGGACAACGAACATTACCACTTGTAGGCTTTTGTTCGCCAGCAATAATTTTCATCATGGTAGATTTACCTGCACCGTTTTTTCCCATTAGGGCAATTTTGTCGTTCTCGTTTATGGCAAACGAAACATTGGCAAACAAGGTTTCTCCATTAAATTCAACAGCTAAAGCATCTACAGAAATCATCGTATCGTGGGTTTAGAAAAGTGCGAAATTATTAAAAAAATCACTTCTTTCTGATATAAAGTTCCTTCTCTACTTCAGCGATAACTTCACCTTTTTTGTTTTTAATTAAAACATTAAAAACAGGCTCGTATTTATGCTGATTATCAGTTATTTGTTTTATTTCTTCAATTTGTTTTTTTGGCAAATGAAATTCAGCATAAACGGTTTCTTTACCAGGTTTTAAAAATTTTATGTTTGCCGATTTATCCCAAACAATATAACCCTTACCCAATAAATGCAACAACATGAGCATATAAAAAGGGTCGGTCATGGCATACAACGAACCTCCAAAATGACTACCCACATAGTTTTTGTTCCAAGGTCGTAACTTCATTTCAACCCTAATATAGCTGTAATCAGGAGTAATTTCTTTAATCCAAATCCCTGTACCAATAAAAGGTGGCCAAAGGTTTAATACAATTTTTAATAGGTGTCTGTTCATTGAACGGTTTAGAGATTAAATCCATTCTTTTGTTCCAAAAAAGATTGTAGAATAATGGTAGCACTAATCTCATCAACCAACGCTTTATTTTGACGAGCTTTTTTCTTTAAACCACTATCAATCATGGTTTGAAATGCCATTTTTGAAGTAAAACGTTCATCTACTCGCTCAATTTTAATGTGAGGAAACTTACGAGAAAGGTGTTTTACAAACGGTTCTATAAAACGAGCCGATTCGGCAGGATTGTTTTTTAAGTCTTTTGGATCTCCCACCACAATACATTCCACATTGTTCTTAGCCAAATAATCTTCCAAAAAAGCAATAACATCTTTAGAATGAACCGTAGTTAATCCACTTGCGATAATCTGCAAATCATCGGTAACAGCAATCCCTACTCTTTTCTGACCGTAATCTATGGCTAATACTTTTGGCATTTATTATTTTGTTTAAAAGTTTAAAGTTATATATATTTCTTTTAAACCACATAGACACATAGAATTGTTTTTATAACAACCAATCAATAGCAATTTACAGTAGAAAATCAATAGTTTATCCCGATATATCGGGATAACTATGTTTTAATTATGTTGCCTTTGGGTAAATTTTAAAACTATGTTTCTATGTGGTAAAATTGTTTTCGTTTTAGCTTTGATAAGGATTATTAATAGTGTAAAACAAGTCGTTGATTATAGAATCATTCGCGATGATATACCGAAGAAATTACTAAATTTGCAAAAAAATAATGATGGAAACAAAGTTACACAAAATTGAGGAAGCCATAGCCGATATTAAAGCCGGCAAAGTGGTTATAGTTGTTGATGATGAGGATAGAGAAAATGAGGGGGACTTTGTTGCTGCTGCTCGTTCGGTGACTCCCGAAATGATAAACTTTATGGCTACACACGGTAGAGGCTTAATTTGTGCTCCACTAGTTGAAAGCCGTTGCGAAGAATTGGGTTTAGATTTAATGGTACAATCGAACAATGCTGCTTACGAAACTCCGTTTACTGTTTCAGTTGATTTAATTGGACACGGTTGTACAACAGGTATTTCGGCAAGCGATAGAGCAAAAACCATCAAAGCTTTAATTGACCCAAAAACTAGAAAGGAAGAATTGGGTAAACCTGGTCATATTTTTCCATTAAAAGCGAAGTCAGGTGGAGTATTACGTAGAGCAGGACACACCGAAGCTTCTATTGATTTAGCTCGGTTGGCAGGTTTTGAACCAGCAGGAGTTATCGTTGAAATAATGAACGAAGACGGATCAATGGCACGCCTGCCCGACTTGTTGATTATTGCTAAAAAATTCGATTTAAAAATTGTTTCTATTAAAGATTTAATCGCTTACCGATTACAACAAGAAACCCTTATAACCAGAATAGTTCAAGTTGATTTACCAACTGATTTTGGAGATTTTGAAATGGTGGCATACAAACAAACTACCAACGACATGGACCATTTAGCCTTAGTTAAAGGTACTTGGAAAAAAGACGAGCCAGTTTTAGTTCGTGTACACTCTTCGTGTATGACAGGTGATATTTTTGGTTCTTGCCGTTGCGATTGCGGTCCTCA from Flavobacteriales bacterium encodes:
- a CDS encoding type II restriction endonuclease; its protein translation is MNKLCSLLKLKNEDLLFDKITQSFKEKITKWDYFVNWTKVFSNIKPIEKELNLLNFLIGKEDIETEAYNLIKQYPQVIKAFPTLIAIREKSIDILIDAKNFIYKNYSFSKGKLTDSECKELANFVVNSGIGAILKDKKVKNLVDYATGVEVGLDSNGRKNRGGTLMESLVEEFVSDTCQNLGIQYMTQATAKKIKEQWGLDVVVDKSSRQLDFAINKKGKLYFIECNFYGGGGSKLKSTATEYIEMNRYWNKQGIEFIWITDGAGWKSTLKPLREFFDKADYLLNLEMLKEDVLKTIIQ
- a CDS encoding helix-turn-helix transcriptional regulator; the protein is MSNSILENFGQQLKKLRVEKNLTQEQFARKCGLHKNYIGMIERGERNPSLVNIEVIARGLEISISDLMKF
- a CDS encoding site-specific DNA-methyltransferase, giving the protein MIKPYFKSDDKNFYLLKGDTMELLPQFEHKFDMVFADPPYFLSNNGLSIQSGKIVSVNKGNWDKSRGFEQVNNFNRKWLSLVREKMKDDATIWISGTMHNIFSVGQILTELGFKILNVVTWEKNNPPPNFSCRFFTHSTEQIIWARKHEKVPHYFNYELMKQLNGDKQMKDVWKLPAIAPWEKSCGKHPTQKPLAVLTRLILASTKPNAWILDPFTGSSTTGIAANLANRRFLGIDQEEEFLNISKNRKLEIENYLVSTTYRKKINGFNNKKELELFLLAEPNVEYGTELILK
- a CDS encoding ABC-F family ATP-binding cassette domain-containing protein; the protein is MISVDALAVEFNGETLFANVSFAINENDKIALMGKNGAGKSTMMKIIAGEQKPTSGNVRCPKEAVIAYLPQHLLTDDNCTVFEETAKAFCHIFAMRDEIDFLNKQLETRTDYESDEYMKIIEKVTELGEKFYAIEEINYDAEVEKALMGLGFKRADFIRPTSEFSGGWRMRIELAKILLQKPDLILLDEPTNHVDIESVIWLEDFLINKAKAVIVISHDKAFIDNVTNRTIEVTMGRIYDYKANYTQYLQLRADRRSHQIKAYNEQQKMIAENMAFIERFKGTYSKTNQVNSRERMLEKLQIIEIDEIDTSALKLRFPPSIRSGDYPVVATDLCKSYGDKVVFKNANMSIERGQKVCFVGRNGEGKSTMIKAIMGEIDFEGKCELGHNAKVGYFAQNQAALLDGDLTVFQTVDEVADGDIRTQIKNILGRFMFSGDDIDKKVSVLSGGERTRLAMVKLLLEPVNVLILDEPTNHLDLKSKDVLKEALLAFDGTLILVSHDRDFLQGLAQKVFEFKDQRVIEHFETIDDFLARNRMESLKEIQLKG
- a CDS encoding DUF4442 domain-containing protein; translation: MNRHLLKIVLNLWPPFIGTGIWIKEITPDYSYIRVEMKLRPWNKNYVGSHFGGSLYAMTDPFYMLMLLHLLGKGYIVWDKSANIKFLKPGKETVYAEFHLPKKQIEEIKQITDNQHKYEPVFNVLIKNKKGEVIAEVEKELYIRKK
- the ruvX gene encoding Holliday junction resolvase RuvX, whose protein sequence is MPKVLAIDYGQKRVGIAVTDDLQIIASGLTTVHSKDVIAFLEDYLAKNNVECIVVGDPKDLKNNPAESARFIEPFVKHLSRKFPHIKIERVDERFTSKMAFQTMIDSGLKKKARQNKALVDEISATIILQSFLEQKNGFNL
- a CDS encoding bifunctional 3,4-dihydroxy-2-butanone-4-phosphate synthase/GTP cyclohydrolase II yields the protein METKLHKIEEAIADIKAGKVVIVVDDEDRENEGDFVAAARSVTPEMINFMATHGRGLICAPLVESRCEELGLDLMVQSNNAAYETPFTVSVDLIGHGCTTGISASDRAKTIKALIDPKTRKEELGKPGHIFPLKAKSGGVLRRAGHTEASIDLARLAGFEPAGVIVEIMNEDGSMARLPDLLIIAKKFDLKIVSIKDLIAYRLQQETLITRIVQVDLPTDFGDFEMVAYKQTTNDMDHLALVKGTWKKDEPVLVRVHSSCMTGDIFGSCRCDCGPQLHQSMQMIEKAGKGVIVYMNQEGRGIGLINKLKAYKLQEQGRDTVEANLELGFQPDQRDYGVGAQILRDLGVSKIKLMSNNPKKRTGLISFGLEIVENVSIEIKSNKHNKNYLQTKKDKLGHSLKMDK